From a region of the Polyangium spumosum genome:
- a CDS encoding putative metal-binding motif-containing protein: MRRITLLSIGGAAALLGCETFIALGDDYTEECAALTTVYRDADGDGDGNPHEPLVWCGDPPPEYVTNTRDCDDERADVNTRAPDDQCDGVDQDCDEDPDDEFTKLDCPIQENEAEACPGRSECVGAEVLCYAIFYFDGDNDGYGSIPRLADTPGTCAPPDDPGVWVREGNDCIDNDPTIHPGAEELCDGVDQNCNGTLGRVYLRQTFSEIVLNAGAPGEAWSCGTNSGFEQGAPSENACHRPEADVTPTEDGNLVGVGLGACVPPGTSGEVESPIVDTSDAPHLELRFHEWVDFTPEGTSGAPPTVTLSVQQGSQRTTLFSLVNPGPVGTRTAPAWSEVERTLDTFAGPSTSLVWSYESGDAVGWGGYAFDDVELVDEPCVDPH, encoded by the coding sequence TTGAGGAGGATCACGCTGCTATCGATCGGCGGGGCCGCGGCGCTCCTCGGCTGCGAGACGTTCATCGCGCTGGGGGACGATTACACCGAGGAATGCGCCGCGCTCACGACGGTGTACCGGGACGCGGACGGCGACGGCGACGGGAACCCGCACGAGCCGCTCGTCTGGTGCGGGGATCCGCCGCCCGAGTACGTGACGAACACGCGTGATTGCGACGACGAGCGGGCCGACGTGAACACGCGCGCGCCCGACGATCAGTGCGACGGCGTCGATCAAGACTGCGACGAGGACCCCGACGACGAGTTCACGAAGCTCGATTGCCCGATCCAGGAAAACGAGGCGGAGGCGTGCCCGGGGCGCAGCGAATGTGTGGGCGCCGAGGTGCTCTGTTACGCGATCTTCTACTTCGACGGGGACAACGACGGATACGGCAGCATCCCGCGCCTCGCCGACACCCCCGGGACGTGCGCGCCGCCGGACGATCCCGGCGTGTGGGTCCGCGAGGGCAACGATTGCATAGACAATGACCCCACGATCCACCCGGGGGCCGAGGAGCTCTGCGACGGGGTCGATCAGAACTGCAACGGGACCCTGGGGCGTGTCTATCTGCGACAAACCTTTTCGGAGATCGTGCTGAACGCGGGCGCGCCGGGCGAGGCTTGGTCGTGCGGGACGAACAGCGGCTTCGAGCAGGGGGCGCCGAGCGAAAACGCGTGCCATCGCCCGGAGGCCGACGTCACGCCCACGGAGGACGGGAACCTCGTGGGCGTGGGCCTCGGGGCGTGTGTCCCGCCCGGGACCTCGGGCGAGGTCGAATCTCCGATCGTGGATACGTCGGACGCGCCCCACCTCGAGCTCCGATTCCACGAATGGGTCGATTTCACCCCGGAAGGGACCAGCGGCGCCCCTCCGACCGTGACGCTCTCGGTGCAACAAGGGTCCCAGCGAACGACGTTGTTCTCGCTGGTGAACCCCGGGCCCGTGGGGACACGAACGGCGCCGGCGTGGAGCGAGGTCGAGAGGACGCTCGATACATTCGCGGGCCCGAGCACGTCGCTCGTCTGGTCCTACGAGAGCGGCGACGCGGTGGGCTGGGGCGGATATGCGTTCGACGACGTGGAGCTCGTCGACGAGCCCTGCGTCGATCCGCACTGA
- a CDS encoding alpha/beta hydrolase — protein MVTSSPRRLCRVSPFLVFALFLGCGDDPDPAPAPSPPAISWEECGGGFECATFSVPVNHDAPDGRTFSIPLVRRPAAVPSARIGSLLVNPGGPGGSGVGWARGLQIFLPQPLKDRFDLVGFDPRGQAGSTPRIDCVDDLGPLIGLDPTPDDAAEQQALVAGADAFAAACEARSGELLPFVGTNHIVRDMDLLREALGDEKLTFLGFSYGTFVGAMYAETYPERVRALVLDAAIDPTVPGDRYIEGQAVAFEAELEKFLADCAADAKCAFHSGGDPQSAYDAVKAAIEASPLPAPPGGERALGPGEFVYGVARPLYDESQWKGLAEALALAAAGDGSGLLAYADDYVARSEDGSYDDSFEVYYGVISVDLPFPADPAVYQALTGELQSKAPRFGASLPATALPSARWPVPPWRSNTPVSAAGAPPILVVGGTGDPATPYAWSVSLAEQLSSGVLLTREGPGHISFLRDHTCIDQAVTDYLVDRKVPAKGTTCK, from the coding sequence ATGGTCACCTCGTCCCCGCGGCGCCTCTGTCGGGTCTCTCCGTTCCTCGTTTTCGCGCTCTTCCTCGGCTGCGGCGACGACCCCGATCCCGCGCCCGCGCCGTCGCCGCCTGCCATTTCATGGGAGGAGTGCGGCGGAGGCTTCGAATGCGCCACGTTCTCCGTGCCCGTGAACCACGACGCGCCGGACGGAAGGACCTTTTCCATTCCGCTCGTGCGCCGCCCGGCCGCGGTTCCGTCCGCGCGTATCGGCTCCTTGCTCGTCAACCCCGGCGGGCCGGGCGGATCCGGCGTCGGCTGGGCGCGCGGCCTTCAGATTTTTTTGCCCCAACCCCTCAAGGATCGCTTCGATCTCGTGGGCTTCGACCCTCGCGGCCAGGCCGGGAGCACGCCCCGGATCGATTGCGTCGACGACCTCGGCCCCCTCATCGGCCTCGATCCGACCCCCGACGACGCCGCCGAGCAGCAGGCCCTCGTCGCCGGCGCCGACGCGTTCGCGGCCGCTTGCGAGGCGCGGAGCGGCGAGCTCTTGCCGTTCGTCGGGACCAACCACATCGTCCGCGACATGGACCTCCTCCGCGAGGCCCTCGGCGACGAGAAGCTCACCTTCCTGGGTTTTTCGTATGGAACGTTCGTCGGGGCGATGTACGCCGAGACCTACCCGGAACGTGTGCGGGCGCTCGTGCTCGACGCGGCGATCGATCCGACGGTCCCGGGCGACAGGTACATCGAGGGGCAGGCCGTCGCATTCGAGGCCGAGCTCGAGAAATTCCTCGCGGATTGCGCGGCGGACGCCAAGTGCGCGTTTCATTCGGGCGGCGACCCCCAGAGCGCGTACGACGCCGTGAAGGCCGCGATCGAGGCCTCCCCCCTGCCTGCGCCGCCGGGCGGGGAGCGCGCGCTCGGCCCCGGGGAGTTCGTGTATGGCGTGGCGCGGCCGCTCTACGACGAATCGCAGTGGAAGGGCCTCGCCGAGGCGCTCGCGCTCGCGGCCGCGGGCGACGGGTCGGGCCTGCTCGCGTATGCGGACGACTATGTCGCCCGGAGCGAGGATGGCAGCTACGACGATTCGTTCGAGGTGTATTACGGGGTCATCTCGGTCGACCTGCCGTTCCCCGCGGATCCCGCGGTCTACCAGGCCTTGACGGGCGAGCTCCAATCGAAGGCGCCGCGCTTCGGCGCGTCTTTGCCCGCCACGGCGTTGCCCTCGGCGCGCTGGCCGGTTCCACCCTGGCGATCGAATACGCCCGTCTCCGCCGCGGGCGCGCCGCCGATCCTCGTCGTGGGCGGCACCGGCGATCCGGCGACGCCGTATGCCTGGTCCGTCTCGCTCGCCGAGCAGCTCTCCTCCGGCGTCTTGCTCACGCGCGAGGGCCCGGGGCACATCTCGTTCCTCCGCGACCACACCTGCATCGACCAGGCGGTCACCGATTACCTCGTCGATCGGAAGGTCCCGGCCAAAGGGACGACGTGCAAATGA
- a CDS encoding protein kinase domain-containing protein has product MTVIAEGQLIAGKIRLERPLARGGMGAVWIAHHLKLDRAVAVKFMEPALAASEVARARFEREARAAAQIQSAHVVEVHDYGVEGETPYIVMELLRGEDLAARLDKRGKLDLAEALRVTQPICKALRRAHELGLVHRDLKPGNVFLARQDDEEIVKLLDFGIAKAVTPGTPQSGDVTRSGNLVGSPLYMSPEQIRKSKEVDHRSDLWSLGVILYQMLTGRTPFVEDEVGAVLVAICTDPIPRPSSLTPELGPEVDRFFDRALARDPAERFQSSRELIEALEALATKCAAPTTRAADAACCSSPRLDATAEAPSPAPRTVEKNAVALAETMQAPEGPGTLTLSPSGRTQQDARTQKDRPRRFAAAAAGVLALGAVGWVYLGPTAPAHENEAHVDEACVDGPGSPTLPLPPPVTEPEAPTPPTPTPEAAPQPPPEGVAEAESQKRAPTEANVRIDKPFVPAKPSPAKADADGKDEPAQAPTPNDDDELLGLSKPAAPQPLR; this is encoded by the coding sequence GTGACCGTCATTGCCGAGGGACAGCTCATCGCCGGAAAGATCCGCCTCGAGCGCCCGCTCGCACGAGGCGGCATGGGCGCCGTCTGGATCGCCCACCACCTCAAGCTCGATCGGGCCGTGGCCGTGAAGTTCATGGAGCCGGCCCTCGCCGCCTCCGAGGTCGCGCGCGCCCGCTTCGAACGCGAGGCGCGCGCCGCGGCGCAGATCCAGAGCGCCCACGTCGTCGAGGTGCACGACTACGGCGTCGAGGGCGAAACACCCTACATCGTGATGGAGCTGCTCCGCGGCGAAGACCTCGCCGCGCGCCTCGACAAACGCGGCAAGCTCGACCTCGCCGAGGCCCTCCGCGTCACCCAGCCGATCTGCAAGGCCCTCCGCCGCGCCCACGAGCTCGGCCTCGTGCACCGCGACCTCAAGCCCGGCAACGTCTTCCTCGCGCGGCAAGACGACGAGGAGATCGTCAAGCTGCTCGACTTCGGCATCGCCAAAGCCGTGACCCCCGGGACACCACAATCCGGCGACGTCACGCGCTCGGGCAACCTCGTCGGCTCGCCGCTCTACATGAGCCCCGAGCAGATCCGGAAATCGAAGGAGGTCGACCACCGCAGTGATCTCTGGTCCCTCGGCGTGATCCTCTACCAGATGCTCACGGGCAGGACGCCGTTCGTCGAGGACGAGGTCGGCGCGGTGCTCGTGGCGATCTGCACCGATCCGATCCCGAGACCCTCGAGCCTCACGCCCGAGCTCGGCCCCGAGGTGGACCGCTTCTTCGATCGTGCCCTCGCCCGCGACCCGGCCGAGCGCTTCCAGAGCTCGCGCGAGCTCATCGAGGCCCTCGAGGCGCTCGCCACGAAATGCGCCGCGCCGACGACACGCGCCGCGGACGCCGCATGTTGCTCGAGCCCCAGGCTCGACGCGACCGCCGAGGCCCCGAGCCCCGCGCCCCGTACGGTCGAGAAAAACGCCGTCGCCCTCGCCGAGACGATGCAGGCGCCCGAAGGGCCGGGCACGCTCACGCTCTCGCCCTCGGGCCGGACGCAGCAGGACGCGAGGACGCAGAAGGATCGGCCGCGGAGGTTCGCCGCCGCAGCGGCCGGTGTGCTCGCGCTCGGCGCCGTCGGGTGGGTCTACCTCGGCCCGACCGCGCCGGCGCACGAGAACGAGGCGCACGTGGACGAGGCGTGCGTGGACGGCCCGGGGAGCCCGACATTGCCCCTGCCGCCGCCCGTGACCGAGCCCGAGGCGCCCACGCCGCCCACGCCCACGCCCGAGGCGGCCCCGCAGCCGCCGCCGGAGGGGGTCGCCGAGGCCGAATCCCAGAAGCGAGCGCCGACCGAGGCGAACGTTCGGATCGACAAACCGTTCGTCCCTGCCAAACCCTCGCCCGCAAAGGCGGACGCGGACGGGAAAGACGAGCCCGCGCAGGCCCCGACGCCGAACGACGACGACGAGCTGCTCGGCCTTTCGAAGCCCGCCGCGCCGCAGCCCCTCCGATGA
- a CDS encoding tetratricopeptide repeat protein, translated as MIRSGRVLLAGAALAATLTLPARSEADEPPKDETTSAPPPGPSEEEEREQKRTIALEKGRRAMQLFRAAKYAEAYPLFRDANEQFHTPQLVLYMARCQDKRGKLLEARALYERTLAETLPENPSESLLRARQAATAELGPVRLRIPTLAVDVRGPPPAEVTIFVDGELWPLGEPRELDPGKHEVEALSRSGARTNREVELPEGRSVSIVLRLGLFAKSVERTIEPTPPEPTRPVWSVVAASGLFSIGAFALVTGVVMGGLTLDRRAVLERECVQQRCTPSGFDAYEQTKTYASVSNLGLGAAALAAAAGAGVLLFVPSSKPAARGASVELLVGGPFVGARGVF; from the coding sequence ATGATCCGAAGCGGTCGCGTCTTGCTCGCCGGAGCCGCCCTGGCCGCGACGCTGACCCTCCCCGCGAGATCGGAGGCGGACGAGCCGCCGAAGGACGAGACGACGAGCGCGCCGCCCCCGGGCCCCTCCGAGGAGGAAGAGCGCGAGCAGAAGCGCACGATCGCCCTCGAAAAAGGCCGCCGCGCGATGCAGCTCTTCCGCGCCGCCAAATACGCCGAGGCCTATCCGCTGTTCCGCGACGCCAACGAGCAATTCCACACGCCGCAGCTCGTGCTTTACATGGCCCGGTGCCAGGACAAACGCGGCAAGCTGCTCGAGGCGCGCGCGCTCTACGAGCGGACGCTCGCCGAGACGTTGCCGGAGAACCCGTCGGAGTCACTGCTCCGGGCGCGGCAAGCGGCGACGGCGGAGCTCGGGCCGGTGCGCCTGCGCATCCCGACGCTCGCGGTCGACGTGCGCGGACCGCCGCCCGCGGAGGTGACGATCTTCGTGGACGGCGAGCTCTGGCCGCTGGGCGAGCCACGCGAGCTCGATCCGGGCAAACACGAGGTCGAGGCGCTGTCGCGCAGCGGCGCGCGGACGAACCGGGAGGTGGAGCTGCCCGAGGGCCGCAGCGTGTCGATCGTGCTGCGCCTCGGCCTCTTCGCGAAGAGCGTGGAGCGGACGATCGAGCCCACGCCGCCGGAGCCCACGAGGCCGGTGTGGAGCGTCGTCGCCGCGAGTGGGCTCTTTTCGATCGGCGCGTTCGCGCTCGTGACGGGCGTGGTGATGGGCGGGCTCACGCTCGATCGGAGAGCCGTGCTCGAGCGGGAATGCGTGCAGCAGCGCTGCACGCCGTCGGGCTTCGATGCGTACGAGCAGACGAAGACGTACGCGTCGGTCTCGAACCTGGGGCTCGGCGCGGCGGCGCTCGCGGCCGCGGCGGGGGCCGGCGTGCTTCTTTTCGTGCCGAGCTCGAAGCCTGCCGCGCGCGGCGCGAGCGTGGAGCTCTTGGTCGGGGGCCCGTTCGTCGGCGCGCGGGGCGTGTTTTGA
- a CDS encoding beta-propeller domain-containing protein produces MRSFLNRGPVARTAGLLTALLFVAGPGCATNTGDAGEKTGEAELEAKGPTSFLSADDPSYRIVWGEEEEEEEEEEEEEEEEEEEEQELEEGDIYRVMNNGTLLNLNWYRGLQVIDVSDVTEPKVVGQLQVGGSPVEMYVDGTRAILLMNDWYGYKGKPNSLEIDSTSGGTVLLVDISVPSKPVLLSQYDVPGYIQTSRYANGATQDALFVAASHYDWFINDQGSWEWILGSTVKSFDVGQTAMTEKSELALGGYVSAIHAENEVLLVAREQDWWSSQKSDVAVIDISDNLGTMVPRDEVSVDGYIRSQFHMDYRNNQVRIFSGPQWGWGQQSYLQTFDATNLDDLVPISKVPFGSDMSLFAAVFLDDRAFAVTYRNFDPFHAFSIAPDGQAVEKSEFIVSGWNDFFRPAFSNTRLVGIGVDDQNGRKLAVSLYDITDLENPNPLVARQEVQGDDYGWNWSEANWDHRAFSVLHNAVSVQAPTGETETGLVLLPFSGYKVVNGSWSYESAVQIFTFSPTSVTRRGLMAHPDQVRRAFKLDPTNGANLSETKLRIWDQSDLDAPEKVGELELAPDYSRVWVYDDHRARLRGPDFDDYWYYYDPDAKAKIEIIDEDEPADTGTPVATFEVPASAQYYQVGDLFVAMSGRWVNYPSYETTIKVWDLSDPEEPVEAGTLVTTELPYSYSYAYGSSAGIVGKKTLGFVTSTRVQGERIEDVEVCNRSYWGYSSCRGQEGCTFFAGRQNCKTLDGGALDYCNGGFAQCTDHADAETTCVEVDPSQVPGLYAYCYGDGYDAIRQRTKAQLRLINFSNPSQPTVLAPIDLTPGQTDEYVAASGLDDDIYVTIKRSASVQGDTRPYARYFLKKLDLKKPAQPDLEDEINVPGTILAKKGNTIFTRDAVWGEQFIETAVAKLKLKGKKAELENKHHFAGRSVGGLLIDDGDRPVAAHNLVWENYSYYTNNNDRFSVLVPQGGHANGFTVASNVKRPQYASLMSVDEHRAFFSLNGGVLMANLDDPANPTSTAFFPGWSWYYSVVPIVDGDEVLIASGRYGIHEADLDTYNLLTSGN; encoded by the coding sequence ATGCGCAGCTTCTTGAATCGTGGTCCCGTGGCACGGACGGCGGGTCTTTTGACGGCGCTCTTGTTCGTGGCCGGGCCGGGATGCGCCACGAATACGGGTGATGCAGGCGAGAAGACCGGCGAGGCCGAGCTGGAGGCCAAAGGGCCGACCTCGTTCCTGTCGGCCGATGACCCGAGTTATCGGATCGTCTGGGGCGAGGAGGAGGAAGAAGAAGAGGAGGAGGAGGAAGAAGAAGAGGAGGAGGAAGAAGAGGAGCAGGAGCTCGAGGAGGGCGACATCTACCGTGTCATGAACAATGGCACCCTCCTGAACCTCAACTGGTACCGCGGCCTGCAGGTCATCGACGTCAGTGACGTGACCGAGCCGAAGGTCGTCGGCCAGCTCCAGGTCGGCGGCAGCCCGGTCGAGATGTACGTCGACGGGACGCGCGCGATCCTCCTGATGAACGACTGGTACGGCTACAAGGGCAAGCCGAACAGCCTCGAGATCGACTCGACCTCGGGCGGCACCGTGCTGCTCGTCGACATCTCGGTCCCCTCGAAGCCCGTGCTTTTGTCGCAGTACGACGTGCCCGGCTACATCCAGACGAGCCGCTACGCGAACGGCGCCACGCAAGACGCGCTGTTCGTCGCGGCGAGCCACTATGATTGGTTCATCAACGATCAGGGCTCCTGGGAGTGGATCCTCGGCAGCACGGTGAAGAGCTTCGACGTCGGGCAGACGGCGATGACCGAGAAGAGCGAGCTCGCGCTCGGCGGCTACGTCTCGGCCATCCACGCGGAGAACGAGGTGCTGCTCGTGGCGCGTGAGCAGGACTGGTGGTCGTCGCAGAAGAGCGACGTCGCGGTCATCGACATCTCCGACAACCTCGGCACGATGGTCCCGCGCGACGAGGTGTCCGTCGACGGCTACATCCGGTCGCAGTTCCACATGGACTACCGGAACAACCAGGTCCGCATCTTCTCGGGCCCGCAATGGGGCTGGGGCCAGCAGAGCTACCTGCAGACGTTCGACGCGACGAACCTCGACGACCTCGTGCCGATCAGCAAGGTGCCCTTCGGCTCGGACATGAGCCTGTTCGCCGCGGTCTTCCTCGACGATCGCGCGTTCGCCGTGACGTACCGCAACTTCGACCCGTTCCACGCCTTCTCGATTGCTCCGGACGGCCAGGCCGTGGAGAAGAGCGAGTTCATCGTCTCGGGCTGGAACGACTTCTTCCGGCCCGCCTTCAGCAACACGCGCCTCGTCGGCATCGGCGTCGACGATCAGAACGGCCGCAAGCTCGCCGTCAGCCTCTACGACATCACGGACCTCGAGAACCCGAACCCGCTCGTCGCGCGCCAGGAGGTGCAGGGCGACGACTACGGCTGGAACTGGTCCGAGGCGAACTGGGACCACCGCGCCTTCAGCGTGCTGCACAACGCGGTCAGCGTGCAGGCGCCGACGGGCGAGACGGAGACGGGCCTCGTGCTGCTGCCGTTCTCCGGCTACAAGGTCGTGAACGGATCCTGGTCGTACGAGTCCGCCGTCCAGATCTTCACGTTCTCGCCGACGTCGGTGACGCGCCGCGGGCTCATGGCGCACCCCGACCAGGTCCGCCGCGCGTTCAAGCTCGATCCGACGAACGGGGCGAACCTCTCGGAGACGAAGCTCCGCATCTGGGATCAATCGGATCTCGACGCGCCCGAGAAGGTCGGCGAGCTCGAGCTCGCGCCGGACTACAGCCGCGTCTGGGTCTACGACGATCACCGCGCGCGCCTGCGCGGCCCGGACTTCGACGATTACTGGTACTATTACGACCCGGACGCGAAGGCGAAGATCGAGATCATCGACGAGGACGAGCCCGCCGACACCGGCACGCCCGTCGCCACCTTCGAGGTCCCGGCGAGCGCGCAGTACTATCAGGTGGGTGATCTGTTCGTCGCGATGAGCGGCCGATGGGTCAACTATCCGAGCTACGAGACGACGATCAAGGTGTGGGATCTCTCCGATCCCGAGGAGCCCGTGGAGGCCGGGACGCTCGTCACGACGGAGCTGCCCTACTCCTATTCCTACGCCTACGGCAGCAGCGCCGGCATCGTCGGCAAGAAGACGCTCGGGTTCGTCACGTCCACCCGGGTGCAGGGCGAGAGGATCGAGGACGTCGAGGTCTGCAACCGCTCCTACTGGGGCTATTCGTCCTGCCGCGGTCAGGAGGGCTGCACGTTCTTCGCGGGTCGTCAGAACTGCAAGACCCTCGACGGCGGCGCGCTCGATTACTGCAATGGTGGCTTCGCGCAATGCACCGACCACGCCGACGCGGAGACGACCTGCGTGGAGGTCGATCCGAGCCAGGTGCCGGGGCTCTACGCGTACTGCTACGGCGACGGCTACGACGCGATCCGCCAGCGCACGAAGGCGCAGCTCCGGCTCATCAACTTCTCGAACCCGTCGCAGCCGACCGTCCTCGCGCCGATCGACCTGACCCCCGGACAAACCGACGAGTACGTCGCGGCCAGCGGCCTGGATGACGACATCTACGTGACGATCAAGAGGTCGGCGTCCGTGCAGGGCGACACGCGACCCTACGCGCGGTACTTCCTGAAGAAGCTCGACCTGAAGAAGCCCGCGCAGCCGGACCTCGAGGACGAGATCAACGTGCCGGGCACGATCCTCGCGAAGAAGGGCAACACGATCTTCACGAGAGACGCGGTCTGGGGCGAGCAGTTCATCGAGACGGCCGTCGCGAAGCTGAAGCTCAAGGGCAAGAAGGCCGAGCTCGAGAACAAGCACCACTTCGCGGGTCGCTCGGTCGGCGGGCTCCTCATCGACGACGGCGATCGGCCCGTCGCCGCGCACAACCTCGTGTGGGAGAACTACAGCTACTACACGAACAACAATGACCGGTTCAGCGTCCTCGTGCCCCAGGGCGGCCATGCCAATGGGTTCACGGTCGCGTCGAACGTGAAGCGCCCGCAATACGCGTCGCTGATGAGCGTCGACGAGCACCGCGCCTTCTTCAGCCTGAACGGCGGCGTGCTCATGGCGAACCTGGACGATCCGGCGAACCCGACCTCCACGGCATTCTTCCCGGGTTGGAGCTGGTACTACAGCGTGGTGCCGATCGTCGACGGCGACGAGGTGCTGATCGCGTCGGGCCGCTACGGCATCCACGAGGCGGACCTCGACACGTACAACCTGCTCACGAGCGGCAACTAA